GGCGGTGATTTTGGCATTTTTTAAAGCCATCTCCGCTGCGGGCACAATCATGTCGCTCGTCGACTGATTTTCCGCCATCCAATGTCGCGAAAAAATATTGCGCGACGTCTGCAAAAAACTTCCCACGTCTTTTTTATAAAGATCGTTAAAAAAAGAGTTCTCTACTTTTTTTTCTGGAACATAAAGCCCCGTGCCTACTATTGATGCTTTTGCCATAAAATGCCCCCTTAGACTGCTGATGTAGCAAGAGTGCGGCGTTCAATCACGGGGGTATGCAGCGCACAAGAACGTAAATTTGTTGAAATCCTAACGCAATTCTATAGAGGTGAAGATCGAATTGGGGGGACACATGCTTAAATTTTCATTTGCCAATACACACGCCATCGTTACCGGAGGCGCATCAGGAATCGGTTTAGAGATCACTAAATCATTCTTACAAGCCGGGGCTCATGTCACGATTTGGGACTACTCGGCCGAAGCCCTCAAGATGGCCGAACAAGAACTTTCTCAGTTTTCTAAAAGTCTTAAAACGATGGCGGTGGATGTTTCCAGTTTCGAAAGTTGCCAGAAAGCAGCGGCGTCCAGTGCGCCTGTCGATGTGCTGATCAATAACGCTGGAATCACTCGCGACAAATCGTTTGCGAAAATGGGACCTAGCGAGTGGGATGCGGTGATCAACACCAACCTCTCCGGCCTTTTTTATGTCACAAAATCACTTCAAGAAAAATTCAACCCGAACTCCACCAATAAACGAATTATTAATATTTCCAGTGTTGTGGGACTTTACGGGAATTTTGGTCAAACCAACTATGCGGCCGCTAAGGCCGGAGTGATCGGTATGACTAAAACTTTGGCGAAAGAATTGGGTCG
This region of Bdellovibrionales bacterium genomic DNA includes:
- a CDS encoding beta-ketoacyl-ACP reductase, whose translation is MLKFSFANTHAIVTGGASGIGLEITKSFLQAGAHVTIWDYSAEALKMAEQELSQFSKSLKTMAVDVSSFESCQKAAASSAPVDVLINNAGITRDKSFAKMGPSEWDAVINTNLSGLFYVTKSLQEKFNPNSTNKRIINISSVVGLYGNFGQTNYAAAKAGVIGMTKTLAKELGRKGYTVNAVAPGFISTPMTDKMPPEVLKQIVDRVPVARMGRTEDIANACLFLSSPAASYINGAVLSVDGGTSL